One segment of Dolichospermum sp. DET69 DNA contains the following:
- a CDS encoding ABC transporter ATP-binding protein gives MSDFRVWFGDCTRVLFRSLPLLWTAAPQEMIFLIAVTLLQGFLPGISVWITKLVVDAVATALTSGRALDDSILWPLVAAWVGALLLETLLYPWIFALQGNLNDKLAAHISLLLMRKADSFADLSRFEDAEFYDELQLLQQQVSYKPLNLVENLVELSRSLVTLIVVVGLLIPLAIWIPLVIAIATIPQIVVSSQYGRAIWLTLFENSPQARRMQYYTTVMLTDTYAKEIRLFQLGSFFMELYGQAFQSLHQSMRHLRGKQAFWSSSLAILSTLGNGFAFYWVVQKAFRGAFSPGSVLLFVQSLTYFQNNLERFVSHWLDLFENIIYMQQFFNFLDSPTPMVLNIPGEKIPTPIRSGITFEQVDFHYPDGRLALKDISFTLYPGETVAIVGENGAGKTTLVKLLTRLYDPTTGRIIVDGIDLRDLNLQQWRQQIAGVFQDFGHYSLTIGENIALGNLAALENREILKYAVEKADIVKLVADFPSGEDTQLGKQFGGTELSGGQWQKLALARAFVRKEAQLLLLDEPTAALDPRSECDFYLRFVELAEGKTTILITHRLASVRMADRILVLKDGHLIEDGTHQELLQSGGEYTALWNMQVKQYGVS, from the coding sequence ATGAGCGATTTTAGAGTTTGGTTTGGAGACTGCACTAGAGTTTTATTTCGTTCTTTGCCTTTGTTATGGACAGCAGCACCTCAAGAAATGATCTTTTTGATTGCTGTGACTTTATTGCAAGGGTTTCTTCCGGGAATTAGTGTTTGGATTACCAAGCTAGTAGTAGATGCTGTAGCCACAGCCTTAACATCTGGAAGAGCATTAGACGATTCAATTCTCTGGCCTTTAGTAGCAGCATGGGTGGGAGCTTTGCTACTAGAAACGCTTTTATATCCTTGGATATTTGCACTTCAGGGGAATCTCAATGACAAGTTAGCAGCTCACATTAGTTTATTGTTAATGCGAAAAGCTGATAGTTTTGCCGACCTCAGCCGTTTTGAAGATGCTGAATTCTATGATGAGCTACAACTGCTCCAACAACAAGTTAGTTATAAACCGTTAAACTTAGTCGAAAATTTGGTGGAATTAAGTCGCTCTTTGGTGACTTTAATTGTAGTAGTCGGGTTACTAATTCCACTGGCTATTTGGATACCATTGGTAATTGCGATCGCTACTATACCCCAAATAGTAGTTTCTTCCCAATACGGTAGGGCTATTTGGCTCACTTTATTTGAAAACAGTCCCCAAGCTCGGAGAATGCAGTATTACACCACAGTAATGCTGACTGATACCTATGCCAAAGAAATCAGATTGTTTCAGCTAGGCTCATTTTTTATGGAGCTTTACGGACAAGCTTTTCAATCGTTACATCAATCTATGCGTCATCTGCGGGGTAAACAAGCATTTTGGTCATCTAGTTTAGCTATTCTCAGTACATTAGGAAATGGGTTTGCTTTCTATTGGGTGGTACAAAAAGCTTTTCGAGGAGCATTTAGTCCGGGTAGTGTCCTGCTGTTTGTTCAGTCATTAACTTACTTTCAAAATAATTTAGAAAGATTCGTCAGTCATTGGTTGGATCTATTTGAGAATATTATTTATATGCAGCAGTTTTTCAATTTTCTTGATAGTCCTACCCCAATGGTATTAAACATACCTGGAGAAAAAATCCCCACTCCGATTCGTTCCGGTATTACTTTTGAACAAGTTGATTTTCACTATCCAGATGGTAGATTAGCACTCAAGGATATTTCTTTTACTCTTTATCCAGGGGAAACAGTAGCCATAGTTGGAGAAAATGGTGCGGGAAAAACTACTTTAGTCAAGCTATTAACTAGGCTCTATGATCCCACAACCGGACGGATTATTGTTGATGGTATAGACCTGAGAGATTTAAATTTACAACAGTGGCGACAACAAATTGCTGGAGTTTTTCAAGACTTTGGCCACTACTCCCTGACAATAGGGGAAAATATCGCATTAGGAAATTTAGCGGCTTTAGAAAATCGAGAGATTCTTAAATATGCGGTAGAAAAAGCCGATATCGTCAAACTAGTTGCTGATTTTCCCAGCGGGGAAGATACACAATTGGGTAAACAGTTTGGCGGTACGGAACTTTCTGGAGGACAGTGGCAAAAGTTAGCCCTAGCTCGGGCTTTTGTCCGCAAAGAAGCCCAACTACTACTTCTGGATGAGCCTACCGCAGCACTTGACCCCCGCAGCGAGTGTGATTTTTACCTTCGCTTTGTTGAACTAGCTGAAGGCAAAACTACTATTCTCATTACTCACAGATTAGCCTCAGTGCGAATGGCTGACCGGATTTTAGTCCTCAAAGATGGTCATTTAATTGAGGATGGTACTCATCAGGAACTGTTACAAAGTGGAGGCGAATATACTGCCCTATGGAATATGCAGGTAAAACAGTACGGGGTATCATGA
- a CDS encoding TOMM precursor leader peptide-binding protein: MKLNDDQRLRLLEHVVINVMPSDCSGEESMIFNTTRRTLRVKGQALHDVENIVLPLLDGSRTIGEIRDAIGEKLTASSLNQCLEFLMDNRLVEESLENTVDLDSRAYLLPQVSLYHELGFDKKDVQKHLANARIAVFGLGGSGLIAAINLATAGIGFLRLCDDAYTVPSDSLIMSGSVLHKIGAFRGVEAARQIESIGGVTQTEIITDALTDDATINPLLDDVDLVIVATDAVSVNLAYRLNRLCLKMERPLLPGGAAGVEGTVGPLVFSQEGPCYLCYRMRSMACSKLPDAELAIEQLLNRERLSQPRLRENLPIAQMLVGSYLALESVKMILGLPMATDGKLLHLDLLGTNLTHNVVLKKPGCPHCSPKKGNREQGTGNRKR; encoded by the coding sequence ATGAAATTAAATGATGATCAGCGACTACGGCTATTAGAACACGTTGTTATTAATGTGATGCCGTCAGATTGTAGTGGCGAAGAAAGTATGATCTTCAATACGACGCGGCGAACTCTGAGAGTAAAAGGTCAAGCTCTACATGATGTAGAAAACATCGTTTTACCTTTACTAGACGGCTCTCGAACCATAGGAGAAATCCGAGATGCAATTGGCGAAAAGTTGACAGCTTCTTCACTAAATCAATGTTTAGAGTTTTTGATGGATAATCGCTTGGTGGAAGAGTCTTTAGAAAATACGGTTGATTTAGATAGTCGTGCTTATTTACTTCCTCAAGTCAGCCTTTATCATGAGTTAGGCTTTGACAAAAAGGATGTTCAGAAACACTTAGCCAATGCGAGGATTGCTGTGTTTGGGCTGGGAGGTTCGGGACTGATAGCAGCAATCAATCTAGCTACTGCTGGTATCGGTTTTCTCCGTTTATGTGATGATGCCTACACAGTTCCATCCGATTCTCTGATCATGTCAGGTTCGGTATTGCATAAAATCGGTGCTTTTCGGGGTGTAGAAGCGGCTCGACAAATTGAGTCCATTGGTGGAGTCACCCAAACTGAGATTATCACCGATGCTTTAACTGATGACGCAACAATCAATCCTTTGCTGGATGACGTTGACCTCGTGATTGTTGCCACTGATGCCGTATCAGTCAATCTGGCATATCGTCTCAATAGATTATGCCTGAAGATGGAGCGCCCATTGTTACCAGGTGGGGCGGCTGGTGTGGAGGGAACTGTTGGTCCACTGGTTTTTTCCCAGGAGGGACCTTGCTATCTATGCTATCGGATGCGGTCTATGGCCTGTTCTAAGCTGCCAGATGCGGAATTGGCAATTGAGCAGTTGCTAAACCGAGAACGCCTTTCTCAACCACGGCTGCGCGAAAATTTGCCCATAGCCCAGATGTTGGTTGGCAGTTACTTAGCTCTGGAGTCTGTGAAAATGATTCTTGGTCTACCTATGGCTACTGACGGAAAATTATTGCATCTGGACTTACTCGGTACAAATCTCACTCATAACGTTGTCCTGAAGAAACCAGGTTGTCCTCATTGTTCACCTAAGAAAGGGAATAGGGAACAGGGAACAGGGAACAGAAAAAGATAG
- a CDS encoding YcaO-like family protein produces MNTTIASPRWRDLVSPHTGIIRALDRFNKPYTEFDFPVLWQAELASFQLRKQQDDLRYGVGRGMTDEQAIFGAVGEAIERYCGGIVDYRQLTFGSYEELGSRAVPPSVFSPFSDQQYSNPNFPFPAFDPAMQTSWITALSLASNQQVLVPAFLVYLDWDGDQQGDHILPVTSNGMASGPDLEFAAYRGLCELIERDAFIITWLNRLPAPRIYFDHLPGIETEIARHYARFGIELVAFDLTTDIQVPVVLAMLIDRSGKSPAVATGMGCHLDGATAFNKAIFEVCQARFGDIERMTTGAGANLHQYSDVKNLDDHNAFFYTTSRLNELDFLFHHNKSCQVEYLPIYESQAEAEKLQSVVTRLHSVGAEPYLVDITTPDIASLGFRVVRTLASEIVPIYFGYGQEPLGTRRLFEVPERLGYGGRRTINDLNRCPHPMA; encoded by the coding sequence GTGAATACAACAATTGCAAGTCCCCGCTGGCGTGATTTGGTCAGCCCTCATACTGGGATTATCCGAGCTTTAGATAGATTTAACAAGCCTTATACGGAGTTTGATTTCCCGGTTTTGTGGCAAGCTGAATTAGCAAGTTTCCAGCTTCGCAAACAGCAGGATGATTTACGCTACGGTGTCGGTAGGGGCATGACTGATGAGCAGGCTATTTTTGGGGCTGTGGGCGAAGCTATAGAAAGATATTGTGGCGGTATTGTTGATTATCGGCAACTGACTTTTGGTAGTTATGAAGAATTAGGTAGTCGTGCCGTTCCTCCTTCAGTTTTTTCCCCTTTTTCTGACCAACAATACTCCAATCCAAATTTCCCTTTCCCAGCTTTTGATCCAGCAATGCAGACTTCCTGGATAACTGCTCTGTCTTTAGCCAGCAACCAACAGGTTTTAGTCCCAGCTTTCTTGGTTTATTTGGACTGGGACGGCGACCAACAAGGAGATCATATTTTACCTGTTACTTCTAATGGTATGGCTAGTGGTCCTGATCTGGAGTTTGCTGCCTACCGGGGCTTGTGTGAGTTAATTGAGCGCGATGCTTTTATTATTACCTGGTTAAATCGCCTCCCTGCTCCCCGCATCTATTTCGACCACCTACCAGGAATTGAGACGGAAATTGCCCGCCACTACGCTAGATTTGGAATTGAGCTAGTTGCCTTTGATTTGACTACTGATATTCAAGTCCCAGTGGTCCTGGCTATGTTAATTGACCGTTCGGGCAAAAGTCCGGCTGTGGCCACTGGTATGGGATGCCATCTGGATGGGGCAACGGCTTTTAATAAGGCGATTTTTGAAGTTTGTCAAGCCCGCTTTGGTGACATAGAACGAATGACTACCGGGGCTGGGGCTAATCTCCATCAATATAGCGATGTCAAGAATTTGGACGATCACAACGCTTTCTTTTATACAACGTCTCGCCTAAATGAGTTGGATTTCTTATTTCACCATAACAAATCTTGCCAAGTTGAATATCTACCAATTTATGAATCTCAAGCAGAAGCAGAGAAATTACAGTCAGTAGTTACTAGGCTGCATTCAGTGGGTGCTGAACCCTATTTAGTGGATATTACAACCCCTGATATTGCCTCCCTTGGGTTCCGCGTGGTGCGGACTTTAGCTAGTGAAATCGTTCCCATATATTTTGGTTATGGACAAGAGCCACTGGGAACTCGGCGTTTGTTTGAAGTCCCAGAAAGGTTGGGTTATGGTGGCCGACGGACAATAAATGATCTCAATCGCTGCCCCCATCCTATGGCTTAA
- a CDS encoding acetolactate synthase large subunit — protein sequence MNTAELLVQCLENEGVQYVFGLPGEENLHVLEALKTSSIQFITTRHEQGAAFMADVYGRLTGKAGVCLSTLGPGATNLMTGVADANLDGAPLVAITGQVGTDRMHIESHQYLDLVAMFAPVTKWNKQIVRPSITPEVVRKAFKRSQTEKPGAVHIDLPENIAAMPVEGKPLNKDNSEKTYASFASIRAAAGAISQAVNPIILVGNGAIRAQASDAVTQFATQMNIPVVNTFMGKGVIPYTHPLALWSVGLQQRDFITCGFDNTDLVIAIGYDLIEFSPKKWNPEGTIPIIHVAATSSEIDSSYIPQVEIVGDISDSLNEILKLADRKNKPNPYSISLRSNIRADYEEYAQDDEFPIKPQKLIYDLRQVMGPDDIVISDVGAHKMWIARHYHCHSPNTCIISNGFAAMGIAIPGALAAKLVHPNRKVVAATGDGGFMMNCQELETALRVGTPFVTLIFNDGGYGLIEWKQENQFGPGNSSFVHFGNPDFVKFAESMGLKGYRVESVADFIPLLKEALAQDVPAVIDCRVDYRENRRFTKKSGELNCEV from the coding sequence ATGAATACCGCAGAATTGTTAGTACAGTGTTTAGAAAACGAAGGGGTTCAATATGTTTTTGGACTTCCTGGTGAAGAAAATTTGCACGTTTTGGAAGCTTTAAAAACATCATCAATTCAATTTATTACTACTCGTCATGAACAGGGTGCAGCTTTCATGGCTGATGTTTATGGCAGGTTAACAGGAAAAGCGGGAGTATGTCTTTCTACTCTTGGGCCTGGGGCAACTAATTTGATGACTGGGGTGGCAGATGCTAATCTAGATGGTGCGCCATTAGTCGCTATTACTGGCCAGGTGGGAACGGATAGAATGCACATTGAATCCCATCAATATTTAGATTTGGTGGCTATGTTTGCCCCGGTGACTAAGTGGAATAAACAGATTGTTAGACCAAGTATTACACCTGAAGTTGTCAGAAAAGCCTTCAAGCGATCGCAAACTGAAAAACCTGGTGCTGTTCACATTGATTTACCTGAAAATATTGCCGCTATGCCTGTAGAAGGCAAACCTTTAAATAAGGATAATAGCGAAAAAACCTATGCTTCTTTTGCCAGTATTCGCGCTGCTGCTGGGGCAATTTCCCAAGCCGTTAATCCCATAATTTTAGTCGGGAATGGAGCAATTCGCGCCCAAGCTAGTGATGCAGTCACGCAATTTGCTACCCAAATGAATATTCCTGTTGTGAATACTTTTATGGGTAAAGGTGTCATTCCCTATACCCATCCCTTAGCCCTTTGGTCTGTGGGATTACAACAACGAGATTTTATTACCTGCGGCTTTGATAATACAGATTTAGTTATAGCAATTGGCTATGATTTAATTGAATTTTCTCCCAAAAAATGGAATCCTGAAGGGACAATCCCCATTATCCATGTCGCAGCAACTTCTTCGGAAATTGATAGTAGTTATATTCCTCAAGTAGAAATAGTTGGAGATATTTCTGATTCCCTGAATGAAATATTAAAATTAGCAGATAGAAAAAACAAACCTAACCCCTATTCTATTAGTTTGCGTTCTAATATTCGCGCTGATTATGAAGAATATGCCCAAGATGATGAATTTCCGATTAAACCGCAAAAATTAATTTATGACTTGCGGCAAGTTATGGGCCCAGATGATATTGTTATTTCTGATGTCGGCGCTCATAAAATGTGGATTGCTAGACATTATCATTGTCATAGTCCCAATACTTGCATTATTTCCAATGGTTTTGCCGCCATGGGTATTGCTATTCCTGGTGCATTAGCCGCAAAATTAGTCCATCCTAATCGTAAAGTTGTGGCTGCCACTGGTGACGGTGGTTTTATGATGAATTGTCAAGAATTAGAAACAGCTTTGCGAGTAGGAACACCATTTGTAACTCTGATTTTTAATGATGGTGGTTATGGTTTAATTGAGTGGAAACAAGAAAATCAATTTGGTCCAGGTAACTCTTCTTTTGTCCATTTTGGTAATCCTGATTTTGTCAAATTTGCCGAAAGTATGGGATTAAAAGGTTATCGAGTGGAATCTGTTGCCGATTTTATTCCCTTACTTAAAGAAGCGCTCGCTCAAGATGTACCAGCAGTTATAGATTGTCGCGTAGATTATCGAGAAAATCGCCGTTTTACCAAAAAATCTGGCGAGTTAAATTGCGAAGTTTAA
- a CDS encoding NAD-dependent succinate-semialdehyde dehydrogenase has product MAIATINPTTGETLKTFEPLKNGEIAAKLDVAGKAFEKYRQTSFIERSHWLLQAATILDQEKADLGKLMTLEMGKPLKAAIAEVEKCALVCRYYAENAPSFLADVTIKTDASHSFVKYQPLGVILAVMPWNFPFWQVFRFAAPALMAGNVGLLKHASNVPQCALAIEDILNRAGFPTGVFQTLLIGASQVADLMADERVKAATLTGSEPAGISLAVASGKQIKKTVLELGGSDPFIVLESADLETAVSTAVAARMLNNGQSCIAAKRFILADAIADQFEKLLLEKFQALKIGNPMLPDTDLGPLATPDILQELDEQVKNAVKSGGIVLTGGHPLTEMLGNFYPPTIIIDIPVGTPIAQAEFFGPVALLFRVPDIEAAIKLANDSPFGLGASAWTTDIEEQNRLIQEIEAGAVFINSMVKSDPRLPFGGIKRSGYGRELSIQGIHEFVNIKTVWVN; this is encoded by the coding sequence ATGGCTATCGCTACCATTAATCCCACCACTGGGGAAACGCTCAAAACCTTTGAGCCGCTAAAAAATGGAGAAATTGCTGCTAAATTAGATGTGGCAGGAAAAGCTTTTGAAAAATACCGTCAGACGAGTTTTATCGAGCGATCGCATTGGTTATTACAAGCAGCGACCATTTTAGACCAAGAAAAGGCAGATTTAGGGAAATTGATGACGCTGGAGATGGGTAAACCATTAAAAGCGGCGATCGCTGAAGTTGAAAAATGCGCCCTTGTTTGTCGTTATTATGCTGAAAATGCTCCTAGTTTTCTAGCTGATGTCACCATCAAAACCGATGCTAGTCATAGTTTTGTAAAATATCAGCCTTTAGGGGTAATTCTCGCCGTTATGCCTTGGAATTTTCCATTTTGGCAGGTTTTTCGGTTTGCTGCACCAGCGCTAATGGCAGGCAATGTGGGGCTACTTAAACACGCCTCTAATGTGCCACAGTGCGCCCTGGCAATCGAAGATATTCTCAACCGTGCGGGCTTTCCCACAGGTGTATTTCAAACATTGTTAATTGGTGCTTCCCAAGTTGCCGATTTAATGGCTGATGAGCGAGTTAAAGCCGCTACTTTAACGGGTAGTGAACCAGCCGGAATATCTCTGGCTGTTGCATCTGGCAAACAAATCAAAAAAACTGTTTTAGAATTGGGTGGCAGTGACCCATTTATTGTGTTAGAAAGTGCTGATTTAGAAACAGCAGTATCTACCGCAGTAGCAGCAAGGATGTTAAATAATGGGCAGTCTTGTATTGCTGCTAAACGTTTTATTCTTGCTGATGCTATTGCTGATCAATTTGAAAAACTGCTGTTAGAAAAATTTCAAGCCCTGAAAATTGGCAACCCGATGTTACCAGATACAGATTTGGGACCATTGGCAACTCCTGATATTCTCCAAGAATTAGACGAACAAGTGAAAAATGCTGTCAAAAGTGGGGGTATTGTCCTCACCGGTGGACATCCTTTAACAGAAATGCTAGGGAACTTTTATCCGCCTACAATTATCATAGATATTCCTGTAGGTACACCAATTGCCCAAGCAGAATTTTTTGGGCCTGTGGCATTATTATTCCGAGTTCCTGATATCGAAGCGGCAATTAAATTAGCTAATGATAGTCCCTTTGGTTTGGGTGCAAGTGCATGGACAACAGATATAGAAGAACAAAATCGCTTAATTCAAGAAATTGAAGCTGGTGCAGTATTTATTAACAGCATGGTTAAATCTGATCCCCGTTTACCTTTTGGCGGGATTAAGCGTTCTGGCTATGGACGAGAGTTGAGTATTCAAGGTATTCATGAATTTGTGAATATCAAAACTGTTTGGGTTAATTAG
- a CDS encoding SagB/ThcOx family dehydrogenase, whose protein sequence is MHKVNEPLELALLYHLNSPVPKSYVKRVPATELRYLPEDPFLELPKAPRNSPLNELLAARSSVRSFENHVMPLVCLAQLLDAGCGLHGLRQVDGQFYEARNSPSAGGLYPLEMFVSTQAVAGLGAGLYHYEPRGHGLHWVNEAVPADFVEPLLQQDYIVNANALFVFTSVFMRSMCKYGARGYRFALLEAGHQAENVCLMAVQLGLDSLCIGGFNDMGLNTILGIDGERHAALYCVAVGTGSYQ, encoded by the coding sequence ATGCACAAAGTTAATGAACCTCTGGAGTTAGCTCTCCTGTATCATTTGAATTCTCCTGTCCCTAAAAGTTATGTTAAGCGGGTTCCGGCTACTGAACTGCGGTATCTGCCAGAAGATCCTTTTCTGGAATTGCCAAAAGCACCACGCAATAGCCCACTAAATGAGCTTTTGGCGGCGCGTTCTTCTGTGCGATCATTTGAGAATCATGTCATGCCACTCGTCTGCTTGGCTCAATTGCTCGACGCAGGATGTGGACTTCACGGGCTGCGTCAAGTAGACGGTCAATTTTATGAAGCTCGCAACTCACCTTCTGCCGGAGGACTTTATCCGCTGGAGATGTTCGTTTCTACACAAGCAGTAGCAGGTCTAGGTGCTGGACTATATCACTATGAACCTCGCGGACATGGGCTACATTGGGTGAATGAGGCAGTACCAGCAGATTTTGTAGAACCATTGTTACAGCAAGATTACATTGTGAATGCCAATGCTCTATTTGTGTTCACATCTGTTTTTATGCGATCTATGTGTAAATATGGTGCGCGGGGTTATCGCTTTGCGCTTTTGGAAGCTGGTCATCAAGCTGAAAATGTATGTTTAATGGCTGTGCAATTGGGGCTGGACAGTCTTTGTATTGGTGGATTTAATGATATGGGTTTGAACACTATTTTGGGTATTGACGGGGAACGTCATGCGGCTCTTTACTGTGTTGCTGTCGGTACTGGTAGTTATCAGTAA
- a CDS encoding FHA domain-containing protein, giving the protein MNQLTLLFQQEGNTETLVPVDKDVFIIGRLPECDMVLPFGGISRNHARIVKKSDRVWTIQDIGSKNGTQVNQYLITGIQELFNNDVISLGNIKLLVKLRNTDTNGTTNRFLRKVNNQPQKIIFRDVEQLQQQWIGANTINSKNNNNDETIARLKDLVEIAKNLCAAASIEEIFSQVQQVVFRYLDSIDRLALLVQIHDSGNLELTNSATRNSFEQQTLATDGSWISRSICQKVFAEKIAIQSADTQSDQRFAGEQSILFKGIRSAMAVPLWDEHKVIGVLYADASLSSSHWEKEGEEELSFFSALANIVASSVQRSLLVEKLKNEEVIRHRLERYHSPAVVQQLIAVGASPDGRLAPTEHEISIVFADLVGFTAISEKLTPTEIAQLLNKLFEEMLKEVFLYSGTLDKYIGDCIMAFFGAPDPDPGHADRAVASAKGMLTRLQYLNAHNFWHEPLQLRIAINSGKAIVGDVGSSQRVDYTALGTTINLAARMETICSPGECVISEVTYNMLSEKSDFSDIGNYRFKGIDRSIKLYQTKMYAP; this is encoded by the coding sequence ATGAATCAACTCACACTCCTCTTCCAGCAAGAAGGAAATACCGAAACCTTAGTTCCAGTAGATAAAGATGTATTTATTATCGGACGGTTGCCCGAATGTGACATGGTATTACCTTTTGGCGGCATTTCCCGCAATCATGCGCGAATCGTCAAAAAGTCTGACAGAGTGTGGACTATTCAGGATATAGGTAGTAAAAATGGTACGCAAGTTAATCAGTATCTGATTACTGGCATCCAAGAATTATTTAATAACGACGTGATTTCTTTGGGCAATATTAAACTATTAGTCAAATTAAGAAATACAGATACAAATGGAACTACTAATAGGTTCTTAAGAAAGGTCAATAATCAGCCACAAAAAATAATTTTTCGTGACGTTGAGCAACTACAGCAACAATGGATAGGTGCTAATACTATTAATAGTAAGAACAATAATAACGATGAAACTATTGCCCGTCTTAAAGATTTGGTAGAGATAGCTAAAAATCTTTGTGCTGCTGCATCTATTGAGGAAATTTTCTCCCAAGTACAACAAGTAGTTTTTCGTTATCTTGATAGTATTGACAGATTAGCATTATTGGTTCAAATTCATGATTCTGGTAATTTGGAATTAACAAACTCTGCCACTAGAAATTCTTTTGAGCAGCAAACTCTAGCAACGGATGGTAGTTGGATTAGTCGAAGTATTTGTCAAAAAGTATTTGCAGAAAAAATTGCTATTCAAAGTGCTGATACTCAATCTGATCAGCGTTTTGCTGGTGAACAAAGTATTTTATTTAAAGGTATTCGTAGTGCTATGGCTGTCCCATTATGGGATGAACATAAAGTAATTGGAGTTCTCTATGCTGATGCTAGTCTTTCTTCATCTCATTGGGAAAAAGAAGGGGAAGAGGAATTGAGCTTTTTTTCAGCTTTAGCAAATATTGTAGCTTCTAGTGTCCAACGTTCGTTATTAGTAGAAAAACTCAAAAATGAAGAAGTAATTCGTCATCGCTTAGAAAGATACCATTCTCCCGCAGTTGTCCAACAATTGATAGCTGTCGGTGCTTCACCAGATGGACGTTTAGCTCCAACAGAACATGAAATTAGTATTGTATTTGCAGATTTGGTAGGTTTTACGGCAATTTCTGAAAAACTGACTCCCACAGAGATTGCTCAATTATTAAATAAGTTATTTGAAGAAATGTTGAAAGAAGTATTTTTATATAGTGGCACTTTAGATAAATATATTGGCGACTGTATTATGGCATTTTTTGGCGCTCCTGACCCAGATCCAGGTCATGCAGATCGGGCAGTTGCATCTGCGAAGGGAATGTTAACTCGGTTACAATATCTGAATGCCCATAATTTTTGGCATGAACCTTTACAATTACGCATTGCTATTAACAGTGGTAAAGCTATTGTTGGTGATGTTGGTAGTTCTCAACGGGTAGACTATACTGCTTTGGGGACAACAATTAATTTAGCAGCAAGAATGGAAACAATTTGTTCTCCTGGTGAATGTGTAATTAGTGAAGTTACTTACAATATGCTGTCAGAAAAATCAGATTTCTCTGACATAGGAAACTATCGTTTTAAAGGCATTGATCGTTCAATTAAGCTGTATCAAACTAAAATGTATGCACCATAA